One genomic segment of Profundibacter amoris includes these proteins:
- a CDS encoding type II toxin-antitoxin system RelE/ParE family toxin gives MPKPWRLTRQAEASLLDIALWTIETFGPRQAQAYEEDLIARCSGIASGSVASQSCRAIIDPDLKEDLRFTRSGQHFIVFVEDEASVIIVDFLHSRSDLPAKLASIEKQQPDQNH, from the coding sequence ATGCCCAAACCCTGGCGGCTGACCCGTCAGGCCGAGGCGTCCCTTCTGGATATTGCCCTCTGGACGATCGAGACTTTTGGCCCGCGTCAGGCGCAGGCCTATGAGGAAGACCTGATAGCGCGTTGTTCCGGAATTGCATCGGGCAGCGTGGCTTCGCAAAGTTGCCGGGCGATCATCGACCCTGATCTGAAGGAGGATCTGCGCTTCACCCGTTCGGGGCAGCATTTTATCGTGTTTGTCGAGGATGAGGCCAGTGTGATCATCGTGGATTTTCTGCATAGCAGGAGTGATTTGCCGGCCAAACTGGCGAGCATTGAGAAACAACAGCCAGATCAGAACCATTGA
- a CDS encoding DUF6441 family protein — MKLKLDIDPDIAAKMQAEVLAGERAVTAAMRQAGSDLKVDWRGQITGAGLGQRLARSIRNKTYPERGESLDAAAFVWSKAPKIIRAHDKGVLIRSKRGFYLAIPTEAAGKGRGGARLTPGEWERRRGMRLRFIYRRNGPSLLVAEKARINTRGTAVASRSKTGRGQVTAPIFLLVPQVKLRKQLDLARDAEKVAGSVPGLIVEKWVDQA; from the coding sequence ATGAAGCTGAAACTCGACATCGATCCGGACATCGCCGCGAAGATGCAGGCGGAGGTGCTGGCGGGCGAGCGCGCGGTCACCGCCGCCATGCGTCAGGCGGGCAGTGATCTGAAGGTCGACTGGCGCGGGCAGATCACCGGCGCTGGCCTCGGGCAACGGCTGGCGCGCAGCATTCGCAACAAGACCTATCCAGAGCGGGGCGAAAGCCTCGATGCCGCCGCCTTCGTCTGGTCGAAAGCCCCGAAGATCATCCGCGCCCATGACAAGGGCGTGCTGATCCGCTCGAAACGCGGCTTCTATCTCGCCATCCCGACCGAGGCCGCTGGCAAGGGTCGCGGTGGCGCGCGGCTCACACCCGGCGAATGGGAACGCCGCCGCGGTATGCGGTTGCGGTTCATCTACCGGCGCAACGGGCCGAGCCTTCTGGTGGCCGAAAAGGCGCGGATCAACACGCGCGGCACGGCGGTGGCGTCGCGTTCCAAAACCGGCCGCGGACAAGTCACGGCTCCGATATTCCTGCTGGTACCGCAGGTAAAACTGCGCAAACAGCTCGATCTGGCGCGGGATGCGGAAAAGGTGGCAGGGTCCGTGCCGGGGTTGATTGTGGAAAAATGGGTGGATCAGGCGTGA
- a CDS encoding type II toxin-antitoxin system TacA family antitoxin gives MPVSHAATPAAHKSLINLRVTRRDRDLIDRAADALGKNRTEFMLEATRRAAEDALLDRSLFRLDPERFDAFQAALDAPASPSKTLRKLMATKAPWEE, from the coding sequence ATGCCCGTATCCCACGCTGCCACCCCCGCCGCGCACAAATCGCTGATCAACCTGCGCGTCACCCGACGTGACCGGGATCTTATCGATCGCGCGGCGGACGCTTTGGGCAAGAACCGCACCGAATTCATGCTCGAGGCCACACGGCGCGCGGCAGAAGACGCCTTGCTTGACCGCAGCCTGTTCCGGCTGGACCCCGAGCGGTTTGATGCTTTCCAGGCCGCGCTTGATGCGCCCGCGAGCCCCTCGAAAACCTTGCGTAAACTTATGGCAACCAAGGCTCCGTGGGAGGAATGA
- a CDS encoding phage tail tape measure C-terminal domain-containing protein codes for MAEKRVSVRLAAVGGKQVKAEFEGIGDAGKKGFGKASREMEIANARLARFARRAKIAAGIMAAAAVAAGIAMVRSSLQTIDEQAKLAASLRTTTASMQVLARAADLAGVSQGEVEQATIMMTKSLSQAAQGTGPAVKALDALHLSAADLAKLPINEKMTAIQDAIAKFIPTAQQAAVASQIFGSRAGLIFTRIDSATLRQATQDVQDFGVAVSESDAAQIQRTNDALSRMGLLWRGIANQLAVAAAPALEAMANAMAAIGKVTGPLGRAIKGLFNHIGEIATIAATFAAVLGGKLVIALASAALGINGVSISLVALRGALIRTGIGALIIGAGELIYWFGRLVKGAGGFGEAMRLLKDVAIEVWDRIKLGGKSLGAALSSVWARIKAGWLTMLANIQKTWTDFLHAMTRGIANIPGMDSAMLALGNAAIMAGSAYYEMAATAEEARNAADGLVTSSREMAQAETAPLTSMQALRDAMTSSAEDGESVLAGTTTAAEVLSRAVTGAGGAARAAAEVAKTAWELAAGSLKDYAAKAANVGKGIGDALVSAFTSAENAIGEFVKTGKLDFRSLVASLLADMAKLSARKFILGPLANALSGALGSLGGIFAPVLHAGGMVGGVAPQRMVPAMAFASAPRMHGGGWAGLRPDEVPAILQKGERVLNRREAAQYDTASSQNITINIQTRDAESFRQSRTQVSADIARAVAMGRRGM; via the coding sequence ATGGCCGAGAAAAGGGTATCCGTCCGCCTCGCGGCCGTGGGTGGCAAGCAGGTCAAGGCCGAATTCGAGGGCATAGGTGACGCTGGCAAAAAGGGTTTCGGCAAGGCCTCGCGCGAGATGGAGATTGCCAATGCCCGTCTCGCCCGCTTTGCCCGCCGCGCAAAGATTGCGGCCGGTATCATGGCGGCGGCTGCGGTGGCGGCCGGCATTGCCATGGTGCGCTCCAGCCTGCAGACCATCGACGAGCAGGCCAAACTGGCGGCATCCCTGCGCACCACGACGGCGAGCATGCAGGTGCTGGCGCGCGCGGCCGATCTGGCCGGAGTCTCGCAGGGCGAGGTTGAACAAGCCACGATCATGATGACCAAGAGCCTGAGCCAGGCGGCGCAGGGGACCGGTCCGGCGGTGAAAGCATTGGATGCGTTGCACCTTTCCGCCGCCGATCTCGCCAAGCTGCCGATCAATGAAAAAATGACTGCCATTCAGGATGCAATTGCAAAGTTCATCCCCACGGCCCAACAAGCGGCTGTAGCCTCACAGATATTTGGCTCGCGTGCCGGTCTGATCTTTACCCGTATCGACAGCGCCACCTTGCGTCAGGCAACACAGGATGTGCAGGATTTTGGCGTCGCGGTATCTGAAAGCGATGCTGCACAAATCCAGCGCACCAATGATGCCCTCTCGCGCATGGGATTGCTGTGGCGCGGGATTGCCAACCAGCTGGCGGTGGCGGCGGCACCAGCGCTTGAGGCAATGGCCAATGCCATGGCGGCGATCGGTAAGGTCACCGGCCCGCTCGGGCGCGCCATCAAGGGCCTGTTCAACCATATCGGCGAGATCGCCACCATTGCCGCCACCTTCGCCGCCGTGCTGGGTGGCAAGTTGGTGATTGCACTGGCCAGCGCGGCATTGGGGATCAACGGCGTGTCGATTTCGCTGGTCGCCCTGCGTGGTGCCCTGATCCGCACCGGCATCGGGGCGTTGATCATTGGTGCGGGAGAACTGATCTACTGGTTCGGGCGTCTGGTCAAAGGCGCAGGCGGCTTTGGCGAGGCCATGCGGTTGCTGAAGGATGTCGCCATCGAGGTCTGGGATCGCATCAAGCTCGGCGGCAAATCCCTCGGCGCGGCGCTCTCGTCGGTCTGGGCGCGGATCAAGGCCGGATGGCTGACAATGCTGGCCAACATCCAGAAGACATGGACGGACTTTTTGCATGCCATGACGCGCGGGATTGCCAATATCCCGGGCATGGACAGCGCCATGCTGGCATTAGGAAACGCCGCGATCATGGCTGGATCCGCCTATTACGAGATGGCCGCCACCGCCGAAGAAGCGAGGAATGCCGCCGACGGGCTGGTGACCTCCTCCCGCGAAATGGCCCAAGCCGAAACCGCACCGCTCACCTCCATGCAGGCCCTGCGCGATGCGATGACATCGAGCGCCGAGGATGGCGAGAGCGTCCTTGCGGGCACGACGACCGCTGCCGAGGTTCTGTCCCGAGCGGTCACCGGTGCGGGTGGGGCCGCGCGTGCTGCGGCCGAGGTTGCCAAAACCGCATGGGAATTGGCGGCAGGTTCCCTCAAGGATTACGCTGCCAAGGCGGCGAATGTTGGCAAGGGGATTGGTGACGCGCTGGTCAGCGCTTTCACCAGCGCGGAAAACGCCATTGGGGAATTTGTCAAAACCGGCAAGCTGGATTTCCGGTCACTGGTGGCCTCTTTGCTGGCTGATATGGCCAAGCTATCGGCCCGCAAATTCATTCTGGGGCCGCTCGCCAATGCCCTGTCGGGTGCCCTTGGAAGTCTTGGCGGCATCTTTGCGCCGGTGTTACACGCGGGCGGTATGGTTGGCGGGGTCGCGCCACAGCGCATGGTTCCTGCCATGGCTTTTGCAAGCGCGCCCCGCATGCATGGTGGTGGCTGGGCAGGGCTGCGGCCAGACGAGGTACCCGCCATTCTGCAAAAAGGCGAGCGGGTGCTGAACCGGCGCGAGGCCGCGCAATACGACACTGCCAGTTCCCAAAACATCACCATCAACATCCAGACCCGCGATGCCGAGAGCTTCCGGCAATCGCGCACCCAGGTCTCGGCCGACATTGCCCGTGCTGTCGCCATGGGCCGGAGGGGCATGTAG
- a CDS encoding NlpC/P60 family protein — protein MTGARNTAPTRIVKSARRWIGTPYHDQASVRGVGCDCLGLLRGVWRDVVGPEPMPMPPYSRDWGEAGPVEVLAEAARAAMQELDVAEARAGDIILFRMRAGAIAKHVGILSGGGHFIHAYERTGVIEEHLTPAWQRRIAFAFRFPVR, from the coding sequence ATGACAGGCGCGCGAAACACAGCCCCGACGCGCATCGTCAAATCCGCCCGCCGCTGGATCGGCACGCCGTATCACGATCAGGCCTCTGTGCGCGGTGTGGGCTGCGACTGCCTCGGCCTGTTGCGCGGTGTCTGGCGGGATGTGGTGGGTCCCGAACCAATGCCCATGCCACCTTATTCCCGCGACTGGGGTGAAGCAGGGCCAGTCGAGGTGTTGGCCGAGGCCGCACGGGCGGCAATGCAGGAGCTGGACGTTGCAGAGGCCCGCGCCGGTGACATCATCCTGTTTCGCATGCGCGCGGGCGCGATTGCCAAGCATGTGGGAATTCTGTCCGGAGGTGGGCATTTCATCCACGCCTATGAGCGCACGGGCGTAATCGAGGAACATCTGACGCCTGCCTGGCAGCGCCGGATCGCCTTCGCTTTTCGTTTTCCTGTGAGGTAA
- a CDS encoding DUF2163 domain-containing protein — protein MAKQFPQSLQTHLDSGTTTLAWCWRLTRNDGAVFGFTDHDRPLTFDGTTFEPESGFTASEIRSGSDLSVDAQEAEGVLTSATITETDILDGRWDNATVEIWRVNWADTASRALLRRGAIGQVRRGRLHFVAEMRSLAHVLGQTIGRTFQASCDAALGDARCGVDLNAPAFKASGTVVSLSGDRGFAVSGLSGFSNEWFALGTLHWLTGANTGRRAEVLSHALTGADIIITLLEAPVRGIEVGHTFDIFAGCDKRFETCQARFANAVNFRGFPHIPGQDTIIRYAAKGDANSGSVL, from the coding sequence ATGGCAAAGCAATTCCCACAATCCCTGCAAACCCATCTCGATTCCGGCACCACCACGCTCGCCTGGTGCTGGCGGCTGACCCGCAACGACGGGGCGGTGTTCGGCTTCACCGATCACGATCGCCCTCTGACGTTTGACGGCACAACATTCGAGCCCGAGTCCGGTTTTACCGCCTCGGAAATCCGTTCCGGTTCCGATCTGTCGGTCGATGCGCAGGAAGCCGAAGGCGTGCTGACCTCCGCCACCATCACAGAGACCGATATTCTTGATGGCCGCTGGGACAACGCAACGGTGGAGATCTGGCGGGTAAACTGGGCCGACACCGCCAGCCGTGCCCTGCTGCGGCGCGGGGCCATCGGCCAGGTCCGGCGGGGTCGGCTGCATTTCGTGGCCGAGATGCGCAGTCTCGCCCATGTGTTGGGGCAAACCATCGGGCGGACGTTTCAGGCGAGTTGCGATGCCGCCTTGGGGGATGCCCGCTGCGGCGTCGATCTGAATGCGCCCGCTTTCAAAGCATCGGGCACTGTGGTTTCACTGTCGGGCGATCGCGGCTTTGCGGTATCGGGTCTCTCGGGCTTTTCGAATGAATGGTTCGCGCTCGGCACGCTGCACTGGCTGACGGGTGCCAATACCGGACGCAGGGCCGAGGTGTTGAGTCACGCGCTCACCGGCGCGGACATAATCATCACCCTGCTTGAGGCCCCTGTGCGGGGTATCGAAGTCGGACACACCTTCGACATCTTCGCCGGGTGCGACAAGCGGTTCGAGACCTGTCAGGCCAGGTTCGCCAACGCCGTCAATTTCCGAGGCTTCCCGCATATCCCGGGGCAGGACACCATTATCCGCTATGCCGCCAAGGGCGATGCAAATTCGGGATCGGTATTATGA
- a CDS encoding head-tail joining protein, which yields MNAFAIGMDALFADDNIATDAIYTAEGGNPVLVRVVVRRADNITGFGEAKLWSETQRFDLRVSEVATPRPGDRLEIGGEAFLIQGEPVRDAERLIWTIDVHPA from the coding sequence ATGAACGCCTTTGCCATTGGCATGGACGCATTGTTCGCGGACGACAATATCGCCACGGATGCCATCTACACGGCCGAGGGCGGCAATCCCGTTCTCGTCCGTGTAGTGGTACGCCGCGCCGACAATATTACCGGCTTTGGCGAGGCGAAACTCTGGTCTGAAACCCAGCGGTTCGATCTGCGGGTCAGCGAGGTCGCCACACCTCGCCCCGGGGACCGACTGGAAATCGGTGGCGAAGCGTTTCTCATTCAGGGCGAGCCGGTGCGTGACGCCGAACGGCTGATCTGGACCATCGATGTGCATCCGGCATGA
- a CDS encoding phage tail tube protein, with translation MARAQGARSLMAAAYETSYGTSPVGGYMQMPFASTSLGAEQPLLGSELLGYGRDPLAPIKDAVTADGDVVVPIDAEAFGFWLKAAFGDPVTTGTGPYTHVFTSGNWTLPSISIETAMPEVPRYAMYSGCVLDQLSWQMQRSGLLTATAKLIAQGEAIATSTAAGTPTGWALQRFGHFNGSIKRNGTALGNIVSADIQYANNLDRIETIRSDGRIDGADPSIAALTGKMDVRFADQVLMTQAMNGTPAELEFAYNLGTGEALTFTAHAVYLPRPRIEIQGPQGVQASFDWQAAYDATAGQMCTVTLVNDIATY, from the coding sequence ATGGCACGCGCACAAGGCGCGCGGTCGCTGATGGCGGCTGCGTATGAGACGAGTTATGGCACCTCGCCGGTTGGCGGTTACATGCAGATGCCGTTCGCCAGCACTTCGCTGGGGGCAGAGCAACCGCTGCTGGGATCGGAACTTCTGGGGTATGGCCGTGATCCGCTGGCTCCGATCAAAGATGCGGTAACGGCAGACGGTGATGTGGTGGTGCCGATCGATGCGGAAGCCTTCGGGTTCTGGCTGAAGGCGGCATTTGGCGATCCGGTCACCACCGGCACGGGTCCGTATACCCATGTGTTCACGTCGGGCAACTGGACCCTGCCGAGCATCTCGATCGAAACCGCCATGCCCGAGGTGCCGCGTTATGCGATGTATTCCGGCTGTGTGCTCGACCAGCTTTCCTGGCAGATGCAACGCTCTGGCCTGCTGACCGCCACCGCCAAGCTAATCGCGCAAGGCGAGGCGATTGCAACCTCGACCGCTGCCGGAACGCCGACCGGCTGGGCCCTGCAGCGGTTCGGGCATTTCAACGGTTCGATCAAACGTAACGGCACAGCTCTCGGTAATATCGTCTCGGCCGACATTCAGTATGCCAACAATCTTGACCGGATCGAAACCATCCGCTCGGACGGGCGTATCGACGGGGCCGACCCTTCGATTGCCGCGCTGACCGGCAAGATGGATGTGCGCTTTGCCGATCAGGTGCTGATGACCCAGGCGATGAACGGCACACCCGCCGAGTTGGAGTTCGCCTATAATCTCGGCACCGGTGAAGCCCTGACCTTCACCGCCCACGCTGTCTATCTGCCGCGCCCGCGCATCGAAATCCAGGGCCCCCAGGGTGTGCAAGCCAGCTTTGACTGGCAGGCCGCCTATGACGCTACCGCCGGGCAGATGTGCACCGTCACCCTTGTCAACGACATCGCAACCTACTGA
- a CDS encoding major capsid protein, which yields MATMDIFETDAFSVIELTRALENIPFKPATLSGSGLFSDRGVRSRTVVIESRDGTLSLIPFSERGSAYDQQVPERRDVRAFVCRQFKKQDVLWASEIQGIRAFGTDSETQQIQAEVARRLRRLRNDAEATFEYHLLNGIQGKVLDPKDGATVIDYFTEFAITPATEVNFDLAATNPGSGVLRKRCQALIESVEDSLGGLSTGAVQLRAECGSAFFADLVAHKEVRETYLNTAAAADLRSRVSDEVSFGGINFRRYRGNAAFGVPVDKAYFYPEGVEGLFEIYYAPADTFETVNTLGLPLYARSIPDRDRDEWVRLEIESNPLPICTRPQVLRSARRT from the coding sequence ATGGCCACCATGGATATCTTCGAGACCGATGCCTTTTCGGTGATCGAGCTCACCCGCGCGCTTGAAAACATCCCCTTCAAGCCCGCGACCCTCTCGGGCTCCGGCCTTTTCTCCGATCGCGGCGTGCGAAGCCGCACTGTTGTCATTGAATCCCGCGACGGCACCCTGTCGCTGATCCCGTTTTCCGAACGTGGCTCGGCTTATGATCAACAGGTGCCCGAGCGTCGCGACGTGCGGGCCTTCGTTTGCCGCCAGTTCAAGAAGCAGGACGTGCTCTGGGCCTCCGAGATTCAGGGCATCCGCGCCTTTGGCACTGACAGCGAGACCCAGCAGATTCAGGCCGAAGTCGCCCGCCGTCTGCGTCGCCTGCGCAATGACGCCGAGGCCACCTTTGAATACCACCTGCTGAACGGCATTCAGGGCAAGGTGCTCGACCCCAAGGACGGGGCCACTGTCATCGATTACTTCACCGAGTTCGCGATTACCCCGGCCACCGAGGTCAACTTCGATCTTGCCGCCACCAATCCCGGCTCCGGCGTGCTGCGCAAGCGCTGTCAGGCGCTGATCGAAAGTGTCGAGGATAGCCTCGGGGGCCTTTCCACCGGCGCGGTGCAACTGCGCGCAGAATGCGGTTCGGCCTTCTTTGCCGATCTGGTGGCGCACAAGGAGGTGCGGGAAACCTATCTCAACACCGCCGCCGCCGCCGATCTGCGTAGCCGGGTGTCCGACGAGGTCAGCTTTGGCGGCATCAACTTCCGCCGCTACCGTGGCAATGCCGCCTTCGGGGTGCCGGTCGACAAGGCGTATTTCTATCCCGAGGGCGTCGAGGGGTTGTTTGAAATTTACTACGCCCCGGCCGACACGTTCGAGACGGTCAACACCCTCGGCCTGCCGCTCTACGCCCGTTCCATTCCGGATCGGGATCGCGACGAATGGGTGCGCCTCGAGATCGAAAGCAACCCGCTGCCGATCTGCACCCGCCCGCAGGTTCTGCGCAGCGCGCGGCGCACCTGA
- a CDS encoding DUF2460 domain-containing protein, translating to MAFHEVRFPDNISRGARGGPERRTQIVELASGDEERNASWTNSRRRYDAAYGIRRADDLAAVVAFFEARNGQLYGFRWKDWGDYKSCLPSGAPAATDQTIGTGDGTTTMFQLVKAYSSGAQAWTRTITKPVAGTVSVALDGIAQASGWSVDTTTGQITFTTAPATGTAITAGFEFDVPVRFDTDQLDVTHDLERLGSITSIPLIEVRR from the coding sequence ATGGCGTTTCACGAGGTTCGCTTTCCCGACAATATCAGCCGTGGTGCGCGTGGCGGCCCCGAGCGGCGCACCCAGATTGTCGAGCTGGCCTCGGGCGACGAGGAGCGCAACGCCAGCTGGACCAACTCGCGCCGCCGATATGATGCCGCCTATGGCATCCGCCGCGCTGACGATCTGGCTGCCGTGGTGGCGTTCTTCGAGGCGCGCAACGGGCAGCTCTACGGGTTTCGCTGGAAGGATTGGGGTGATTATAAATCCTGCCTGCCGTCGGGTGCGCCTGCCGCAACAGATCAGACGATCGGCACGGGAGACGGCACCACCACCATGTTCCAATTGGTGAAAGCCTATTCATCGGGCGCGCAAGCATGGACCCGCACGATCACAAAACCGGTGGCCGGTACGGTCTCGGTGGCGCTGGACGGGATCGCGCAAGCCTCGGGTTGGTCCGTGGATACCACCACGGGTCAGATCACCTTTACCACCGCTCCGGCCACGGGAACCGCCATAACCGCCGGTTTCGAATTCGATGTGCCGGTGCGTTTCGACACCGACCAGCTCGACGTCACCCATGACCTGGAGCGCCTCGGGTCCATCACATCCATTCCGCTGATCGAGGTGAGGCGGTAG
- a CDS encoding head decoration protein, which translates to MTTLTETRHAGGFITWEAARDYCREVVTIATGGANPVLEPGTVLGKITASGKYAAHDPAALDGTETAVAVLWGKADATAADVDAVVLLRGPAIVNANDLVFAGTPTAPEITAAHTALAVVGILTR; encoded by the coding sequence ATGACCACTCTGACCGAAACCCGCCACGCAGGCGGTTTTATTACTTGGGAGGCCGCGCGCGATTATTGCCGCGAGGTCGTCACCATCGCCACCGGCGGCGCGAACCCCGTTCTGGAACCTGGCACCGTGCTCGGCAAAATCACCGCATCTGGCAAATACGCCGCCCATGATCCGGCTGCTCTCGATGGCACGGAAACCGCCGTCGCCGTGCTCTGGGGCAAGGCGGACGCCACCGCGGCCGACGTGGATGCCGTGGTGCTGCTGCGCGGCCCCGCCATCGTCAACGCCAATGATCTGGTGTTCGCCGGAACGCCCACAGCACCGGAAATCACCGCCGCCCATACGGCGCTCGCCGTTGTCGGCATTCTCACCCGCTAA
- a CDS encoding GNAT family N-acetyltransferase: MSAPKSPLRAPELLDDTHELDGFDCGAPSLDQWLKRRARGNQASGASRIYVVCRSNTVVGYYALAAGAVERDEAPSKVRRNMPSRVPVIILGRLAVDNREQGNGIGAALLRDALLRVLNASQEIGAAAVLVHALNDRAKAFYLEHGFIESPIEPLVLMLRIKDIAAALGEG; this comes from the coding sequence ATGAGTGCGCCAAAATCTCCCCTGCGGGCACCGGAACTTCTCGACGACACTCATGAACTTGATGGGTTCGACTGCGGCGCGCCAAGCCTTGACCAGTGGCTGAAACGCCGTGCAAGGGGCAATCAGGCATCGGGGGCTTCGCGGATCTATGTTGTTTGTCGTAGTAACACCGTTGTCGGCTATTACGCTTTGGCTGCGGGTGCGGTCGAACGGGATGAGGCTCCGAGCAAGGTCCGGCGTAATATGCCGTCCCGCGTTCCCGTCATCATCCTCGGTCGTTTGGCCGTGGACAATCGTGAACAGGGCAACGGGATCGGTGCGGCGCTGCTGCGGGATGCGTTGCTGCGCGTTCTGAATGCATCGCAGGAAATCGGGGCGGCGGCGGTTCTGGTGCATGCGCTAAATGACCGAGCCAAGGCGTTCTATCTGGAGCACGGGTTTATCGAGAGTCCGATAGAGCCGCTGGTTCTGATGCTGCGCATCAAGGATATCGCTGCTGCACTTGGCGAGGGTTAA
- a CDS encoding DUF7697 family protein, which translates to MDTCEDCPQTLNQPQTFEGWQVWDLVARLGGQLRVAPSGGVIGWDMGTALALASALGICPIATAEILPAIEAVMVRKINEQMDK; encoded by the coding sequence ATCGACACCTGTGAAGACTGCCCGCAAACCCTGAACCAACCACAGACATTTGAAGGCTGGCAGGTCTGGGATCTGGTCGCCCGCCTTGGTGGCCAGCTGCGCGTTGCCCCGAGCGGTGGCGTGATTGGCTGGGACATGGGCACGGCACTGGCGCTGGCCTCGGCTCTTGGCATCTGTCCGATAGCTACCGCCGAAATCCTCCCCGCAATCGAGGCGGTGATGGTGCGTAAAATCAACGAACAGATGGATAAGTAA
- a CDS encoding acyl-CoA transferase: protein MPTPRETILQALLAALQTVPAATVLRGAVLPERIPTDGLLILRDGDPGTPEVTLSPVQYHFEHRAEVEVIVQGKTPADRDAAFDVLLAELAITITADRTLGGLCDWVEAEAPQPVDLPVEGAEALKAAIVSLILAYTTADPLG from the coding sequence ATGCCCACACCCCGTGAAACCATCCTGCAGGCTTTGCTTGCGGCACTGCAAACCGTGCCCGCTGCAACAGTGCTGCGTGGGGCGGTCCTGCCCGAACGTATCCCGACTGACGGGCTGCTGATCCTGCGCGACGGCGATCCGGGAACGCCGGAGGTGACGCTGTCGCCGGTGCAATATCACTTTGAGCATCGTGCCGAGGTCGAGGTGATCGTGCAGGGGAAGACTCCGGCTGACCGCGACGCCGCGTTTGATGTGTTGTTGGCAGAACTGGCCATCACCATCACGGCCGACCGAACCCTCGGCGGCCTCTGCGACTGGGTCGAGGCGGAAGCGCCGCAGCCGGTCGATCTACCGGTGGAAGGGGCGGAGGCGCTGAAGGCAGCGATCGTTTCCCTTATTTTGGCGTACACCACGGCCGATCCGCTGGGCTGA
- a CDS encoding type II toxin-antitoxin system ParD family antitoxin, which yields MATRNVVLTDAQSSLVDRLVETGRYQNASEALRAGLRLLEREESEINALRNQLSAGLAQARAGDLAEGSGEDAIRRVFATARDKA from the coding sequence ATGGCCACACGAAACGTCGTTCTGACCGATGCACAATCCAGCCTGGTCGACCGTTTGGTCGAGACCGGCCGTTACCAGAATGCCAGCGAGGCCTTGCGCGCCGGTTTGCGCCTTCTCGAGCGTGAGGAAAGCGAAATCAATGCCCTGCGCAACCAGCTCTCGGCCGGATTGGCGCAGGCCAGGGCTGGAGATCTGGCCGAGGGGAGCGGCGAGGATGCCATTCGGCGCGTCTTTGCCACCGCGCGGGACAAGGCCTGA